One window of the Labilibaculum sp. genome contains the following:
- a CDS encoding bifunctional response regulator/alkaline phosphatase family protein produces MKDITILWVDDEIELLKPHIIFLEGKGYIVKSCNNAHDAIDMVRGDHFDLVLLDENMPGMSGLEALSEIKSIDSALPVVMITKSEEEDIMDEAIGKQISDYLIKPVNPNQILLAIKKHIDKKRLVSEKTTIAYQSRFGQLGMEINDCRNFTDWMKMYRKLVFWELELANIEESGMDEILRMQKNEANNLFARFIKKNYLGWLEPGNKEKPLLTPAVFKEKVYPLLDKGQKVAFILIDNLRYDQWQTLYPVINNYYSVVDDDMYYSILPTATQYARNSMFSGLMPLDIQKQHPGHWIHEDEESSKNIHEEEFIGFQFKRDYKDVSYHYEKINNEKMGTKVMENISSILESQLSVFVYNFVDMLSHARTESDMIRDLAPDESAYRSLTLSWFEHSMLLELIKKLAEKNVKLIITTDHGSIRVQNAVKVIGDRQTNTNLRYKMGKNLNYNPKHVFEVTDPRKALLPQVNVSSSYIFAFGEDFLAYPNNFNYYSSYYRNTFQHGGISLEEILVPLITLNPR; encoded by the coding sequence GTGAAAGATATTACGATACTTTGGGTGGATGATGAGATTGAGCTGTTAAAACCTCACATTATTTTTTTAGAAGGAAAAGGATACATTGTAAAATCATGCAATAACGCTCATGATGCAATAGATATGGTTCGCGGGGATCATTTCGATTTGGTTTTACTGGATGAAAACATGCCTGGCATGAGCGGTTTGGAAGCTTTGAGTGAAATTAAATCCATCGATTCGGCTCTGCCGGTTGTCATGATCACCAAGAGTGAGGAAGAGGACATTATGGATGAGGCAATTGGAAAGCAAATTTCTGATTACCTGATAAAACCTGTAAACCCGAACCAGATATTGCTTGCCATTAAAAAGCACATCGATAAAAAAAGATTGGTTTCGGAAAAAACAACTATTGCTTACCAGTCGCGCTTCGGTCAATTGGGAATGGAGATTAACGATTGTCGGAATTTCACTGATTGGATGAAAATGTACCGGAAATTGGTTTTCTGGGAATTGGAACTTGCCAATATTGAAGAATCGGGGATGGATGAAATTCTTCGTATGCAAAAAAACGAAGCCAACAATTTGTTTGCCCGGTTTATCAAAAAGAATTACTTAGGCTGGCTGGAGCCCGGGAATAAAGAAAAACCACTGCTGACTCCTGCTGTGTTCAAAGAAAAAGTCTACCCTTTGCTTGATAAAGGACAAAAAGTAGCTTTTATCCTTATTGATAACCTGCGCTACGATCAATGGCAAACGTTGTATCCGGTAATTAACAATTACTACTCGGTGGTAGATGATGATATGTATTATTCCATTTTACCAACGGCAACGCAATATGCACGAAATTCAATGTTTTCAGGCTTAATGCCTTTGGACATTCAAAAGCAGCATCCGGGACACTGGATTCATGAGGATGAGGAATCAAGTAAGAACATTCACGAAGAGGAGTTTATCGGATTTCAGTTTAAACGTGATTACAAGGATGTAAGCTACCATTACGAGAAAATAAACAACGAAAAAATGGGCACCAAAGTAATGGAGAATATCAGCTCTATTCTGGAATCTCAGTTGAGCGTTTTTGTCTATAATTTTGTGGATATGCTCTCGCATGCCCGCACCGAAAGTGATATGATTCGTGATTTGGCTCCCGATGAGTCTGCATATCGCTCTTTGACTCTTTCCTGGTTCGAACACTCCATGTTGTTGGAATTAATTAAGAAGCTGGCAGAAAAGAACGTAAAGCTGATCATTACCACCGATCATGGTTCCATCCGGGTTCAGAATGCCGTGAAGGTAATCGGCGACAGACAAACAAATACAAATTTGCGGTATAAAATGGGTAAGAATCTGAATTACAATCCAAAACATGTTTTTGAGGTGACCGATCCCCGAAAAGCACTTCTGCCTCAGGTAAATGTAAGTTCTTCTTATATCTTTGCATTTGGCGAGGATTTTTTAGCTTATCCAAA